Proteins encoded by one window of Cyclobacteriaceae bacterium:
- a CDS encoding ABC transporter permease, with amino-acid sequence MNIILLVWNYLKAKPLNTALNIVLLSLGIAVIIVLLLFNKQLEEKISENARGIDLVVGAKGSPLQLILCNIFHIDFPTGNINLKEAERIAKNRLVKNAIPLALGDSYEAYRIIGTDKRYAELYKVEVEQGAWFSEELEVVIGANVAAMTKFKLNDEFASAHGLTTGGHAHEEHKFVVKGIMKRSNTVLDNLILTSVESVWHVHDLHTEEDHQHHDHEHDSTFIASPLVPTVAAGDSTKEITAMLLQYRSPMGAIQLPRFVNQQSSMQAASPAFETARLFSILGVGVDILMAFAYVLIFISALSIFIALYNSLKERRYDLAIMRSMGATRLKLVVTILSEGVLLTLLGSIIGLLLGHGVVMLMTAFVAETQKAGISGIVFYTEEWIILAGSLLLGVLCALIPAWQAYRTDISKVLAGN; translated from the coding sequence ATGAACATCATACTACTTGTCTGGAATTATTTAAAAGCAAAGCCACTCAACACAGCTTTAAATATTGTGTTGCTTTCCTTGGGCATTGCTGTGATCATAGTATTGCTGTTGTTTAATAAGCAACTGGAAGAAAAAATTTCGGAGAATGCACGCGGCATTGATTTGGTAGTAGGGGCGAAGGGTAGCCCGTTGCAACTTATACTCTGCAATATTTTTCACATCGATTTTCCTACAGGCAACATCAATTTGAAAGAAGCGGAACGCATTGCCAAAAACCGGTTGGTGAAAAATGCTATTCCGCTTGCGTTAGGCGATAGCTATGAAGCGTACCGGATTATCGGAACCGATAAGCGATATGCCGAACTCTATAAAGTAGAAGTGGAACAAGGCGCATGGTTTAGTGAAGAACTGGAAGTGGTGATTGGTGCCAATGTGGCCGCCATGACTAAATTCAAATTAAATGATGAATTTGCCAGCGCACACGGCCTCACCACCGGTGGGCATGCGCATGAGGAGCACAAGTTTGTGGTGAAGGGAATCATGAAACGCTCCAACACCGTGTTGGACAACCTCATTCTTACTTCCGTTGAAAGTGTATGGCATGTGCATGATTTGCACACCGAAGAAGATCATCAGCATCACGATCATGAACACGACAGCACCTTTATCGCCTCTCCGTTGGTGCCGACCGTTGCAGCCGGTGATTCCACCAAAGAAATAACGGCCATGTTGCTTCAATATCGCTCACCAATGGGCGCCATACAGTTGCCCCGTTTTGTCAATCAGCAAAGCAGCATGCAGGCAGCATCGCCAGCGTTCGAAACGGCACGCTTGTTTTCCATTTTGGGTGTTGGTGTTGATATTTTAATGGCGTTCGCCTACGTGCTTATTTTCATATCTGCGTTAAGCATTTTTATTGCCCTCTATAATTCATTAAAAGAAAGGCGCTACGACTTGGCCATTATGCGCTCCATGGGCGCCACACGATTAAAACTGGTGGTAACTATTTTATCGGAAGGCGTGTTGCTTACCTTGTTGGGCAGTATAATCGGGTTGTTGCTGGGGCATGGTGTGGTTATGCTCATGACAGCTTTTGTGGCCGAAACCCAAAAAGCCGGGATAAGCGGTATTGTTTTCTACACCGAAGAATGGATAATTTTGGCGGGAAGTTTGTTGTTAGGTGTGTTGTGTGCGCTGATACCTGCCTGGCAGGCGTACCGAACCGATATATCAAAAGTGCTGGCAGGGAATTGA